ACAAAGCCCTCATCATCCACGGGCGAGGGGTTTGTGGCACCCATTCATTGGCTAGGGACTAATGGActtggtagaaaaaaaaaaaaaaagacaaaaagagaaaaaaaaacatttttttaaatcaaattttttaaaaatataagaaaattttaatgcaTTTTACATGGCACTGTGGGCATTTATGTTAGCGATTCTAGCCAAAAATGATTGGAATGactcaaatggaaaaaattgaaaaaatttagaatttaattagcacatttgaaaggtttaaaattgaattgacataagtataataattttaggatttttctagTAATTTTCCTAGTATCAATTTCTTTGATAATTCGGAATATCTTGAGGTACATACATATATGAGAAATCTTTGATCACCGTTGTTTCTTGTGATGTACGAAATTTGGTGATCTGCAAAACCAGGATAAACTCCTTGGACTTGcacttcatcaacttcttggaCACATATTCGCCTCATCTCGCGCGGCGACCTCATGGTGAGGAATTCGATATCGGCTTCTTGAGTTGTTTGGAATTGGATAGAGAAGCTCTCGTTGATCGCCATCGGCAACGGCCTTGAAGTTCCCGGAGCTCTCCCACAGTCATGTAGGGGAAAGAACTATCCGGACTAGTGACGAATGGACTCTGGAAGGATTACACAGAAGTAGTTTTTACAGTTGATTATCACTAACTGCCCGTACCCCACGGGCTATGATTCTTAGAACAGGCACGGTCATTGGAAACCAGGCCTTCACCGGTGAGACTCTGGTTTCCGAGATATTTGGGCTTGAGCTTCAATGCATTCGATGGCAATGTCATTCCTGAATTTCTTGGATGCTTGGAGAATATGATATGGAGCATATAGCAGGGCAATTGCTTAAAATCTAGGAAACTCGTCGAGCTTGCTTGTGGTATCTTGATCTTTCGTGGGAATTCCAGGGTTTAAATGTAAAGTGGATAGTCGCCCTTGGTTCTTTGAAGTATCTCTGCTCCATGTCATGAGGACCTCTCTATGGCTAGTTCTGAGTGAATCAGAGGACTATATCGGCTCAAACATCTCTGACTGTACTGCATTTGTCTTTCAGTGGCCTATCAAATTTCATACTGTCGCCTAGCTTCTTGAACCTCGCTCACCATAACAGATCTCAGCTTCGGTGTTCTCGACTCAGTGCTTCCATCGTGGCTGGTGAAACAGCATTGTTAGCGTTAATATAAGTTATGGTAATGGAATATATGGACGCTACATCTTGATTTAGGACAGCGTTCTGATTTGGTGGACTTAGGACATGTCTAGGAATGCTATCTGaacgaaaattttgcaaagatAAGTGAAAATTGAAGTGCTTAAGTTTGTCCGCCCCCAAGAGCTGGCACCTTGCTTTCTCGAATGCTAGCATTTCAGGTTCCATACCAGGAAGCGATGTGGTTTTGTCCAGTAAATACTTGATCTTCAAGATATAGAATTACAGAAGACGAGAACTAAACGAGCTAGCTATAATATGAGGCAGAACGGATTAAAAGTAGGAGATATTGAATTTCAGTTTATTATTACAAGCACTGCATTTCAGTGTCTTTCTTAGCAAGGCAACAAATTGACTGTCCTGCTCTCTAGAGACACTTGATGACGACATCTATACACTTGAGAGGCTAGGAAATTCCACTTGACTGTGTTCATGTGTCTAGCACAAACTAGGTATGCAGTCGAAGCTATTTCTAACTAGTGACAATATATGCTTATATACACTGGCATGTTTCTGCGGCTTATTTCCCCCTCTGTATATCTGTATATGACTTCAGCAAAATGGTGTGTTAGTATGGCTTGACTTCACACTTCCCTTTGTCGAAGTCTAGGTGGTTGTAAAGGCATCTTTTACTTGTACAAGCTTCTAAAGACTGATAAAAGAAGACGAACACTGTGCTCTTGCATATCACTTATTCTGCAAACTCCGGAAATTGCTTAATTTCAGCTATAACCGCATTGATCTAGAAGTTCTGCTACTAAGAAGTCCTTGTTGCTTGGACCAAAGTAATTTGAGTCGGGTTGCCACCCCATTCTTCAAAAATGACCAATAGATTGCCTGTCGGATTCAACCACGATCTTGGAACGTGGTACCTGAAAATTAAAAGCTTATTAATAGGTGttcaaatcaaaacataaattaATAGAGAAAAGTGCAAATCTACTTTTCTCACCATCTTTGAGAAGCCTGTCCACAGCCACTTCGGCACTTATTCTCATCGAAAGTTCCAGCATAACTGCAGCTGCCACAACTGCCACGAGCTGTGTAAGCAGGCCAGTGGCGTCCGATGCTCTGACCATTTATCCATATCTCGCCCTTTCCCATGCTGTTCATGTCCAAGGCTAATGGACTATGTCCTGGGGGAGCATTGAAAGTAGCCTGCAAACAAAGCATAACttgtttttcaaatgaaatCCAGACTAGCAGTTATTATCAAGTGAAGTTTTTGGTGTGGATCCTCACCTTGTACCAGGTCAGGGGCTGCTTCTGGGCCAACATTGAACCTTCAAGCCATTCAACTGAGGAACTACCGCTTACGGTATTGAGACCCAGATTTTCGCCCTTGAGACCGACCTTTtcagaaaaaacaaatttttaggtttttattttgaagatgGTGTAGCAGATCATTCTCAATCTTCTATGGACTAGCATGAGTCATGTCTAAAACCAGGATACATCCACACACTATTACAACTAGTCAAGCAAACGTAAGTTTATCCACACAAACCATTGATAACCAGGACTACTTAACCATCAAGAAATTTGAGCACAAACgtacttttattttaattcctttttttttaacagctCTGAGATATTGCTTTACTCGACTTTCATATAACAACAATGAATCCGCATTGATGTGGTATCTTTTGTTTCTGAATTCTTTGTTGAAAggcaaaagaagaacaaagcaGCAGCAGACCGAGTACAGATACCTTGTAACTCCATTTCCATTTCGACATGTCCCATGTCCCAGAATTGAGACCCTTCAATGTGACTGGCCCAAGAACCCCGGTATTCCATGTCTCAAAATGCAGGCCAACATTCTGAATGTTGGAAACAGAAGTGGAGAAAGTACTAATGTTAAGATCCTCACATGCATATAGCTTAACAATATCATGTTGACTGGCAAAATACTGACCGGAAGCCCGACAGCTACACTCAATATCGACAGTTTGTTGATGCCAGCCCTCAGCTTCACATTATTACTATACGATAATTTTGGATTCTCTAATGATCCATATGCGGACCCTGTATTACAGACAGACAATTACCAGAGTAACATATGTTATGTATTGAGATTTCATGTACCGAAAGGATGTTGCATTTTGGGATATAGGCAGAAATTGATCTACCTGTGAGTTCACCATTGATGAAAACATGCATCGCATGTCCTGCAGACCATATGGTGAGCACAGGATATTGGCCGCTCCTCAAAAATGCTTCATTAGGACTTATCGTGATGCTGAACAATCAACAAGATCAGGAAAGTAAAATTGTAAGCACCTGACAGTCCACTATGTTGAAGCTTTCGTAATGCTTATGAGATGCAAGTTGCAAGCAGCACTTACTCTGTCGTGTACCACAAATAGTCTGAAAAATCTCTAGTGAAACTAATTTGCTCCAGCAGACCGTCCTTTGTATACGTGTCGCTGCCAAAGGCAGAGACAGTTTCTTCAATGTACGACTGCCAAGAGAATCCACCTACTGGCACCATCTTGATCTGAGAACTCGGTGCATTGACCTGTTTGAGAATTGATAATATCGTGTCATCCTTGAACTTAATCTCTTAAAAAGAATTGTTTAAGGGAAAGTAACAGAACATGTTAAATTGGAAAGAGTCGATGCAAGATGTTGTGGAGCTGAATGGTCTGTGCCTTGGTCTGTGCCTTACCCTTGCAGTGTTGTAAACAGCAGTTTTGCAGTCTGGAAGAATGCTGATGGACCAAGGCGGCAAGTCATATTTCCCGTTTCCAAAATTAACTCTGACAGAATACTTCGTGTCGTAGTTTGCCAGGAAGGCTGCGCATCCGCTTCCAGCTTTGAACACGTGAGcctaagaaaaatagaattcgACAGGTAAAAGTTTAATTAACAACCCAAAAGGCTGTGAGAGTGTTTTCGTGCATATTCATTTTAAGGGGGCTGGAGAAACCAAACCTCTTGATTACTTCCAAGTGACTGCACTACTGGATCAGCAGAAACCAGAGCCCATTCACTTTGCTTAATGGCTTTGTGCAAATCTCTCAAGTGACTCCACTTTGGTTCCCTCAGTAAACCTGCAACATTTATGCGAATTCTGATGTCAGGAAGATGACTTAGTAATCGCCATCATAGGATGTCATGAATTCCTTCTAGACTTagttttaaaaggtttaatgTTTAAGCAACAAGATGTAGATTTGCCTTCACTCAGTTAAACTTCTGACGGTGTTACCAATTACTCTAGTCTTAAAGTAGTTAGATCCATTGAATGCTCAAAGTGAAACAAATTGAGGCACACCAGGATACTAACAATCTATTCCAAGTCACATACCGTATTCATCAAGAGGAGCGTCGTAGTCATAGCTGGTGGCAATCATGGGACCACCAGCTGTCCTGCCAAAGTTGGTTCCTCCGTGATACTAAAGACAACGAACAAGACCCATATAAAGAACAAGCAAGTACGCAATCATTTAAAAGGAGACAAAAAAGAAGGTTAACTAATGATTATAATTTGCAGCATAACGGAAAGGCAAAATCAAGTGATTGATACAGAGGCACAGATGCTACGGAAGTCAAGATTACCATATAGTAATTGACGAATGAACCACTGTTCTGAATGAACCTCGCGACCGAGAACGCCAAATCCTCTGCTGGCCTATAAGGCACCGCTCCCCCAAACTCGGTGTACCTGGAAATCATCATAATAATTAGCTTTGAATCTACACGACTGAGGGAATCTCAGCTTGTTCAGATATACGCTTCTTGACGTACCAGCCAGTCCAGTTTTCAGTCCACATCTTGGGTTTATTATTAGAGTTTGGTTTGAAACCTTCGCAGTAGTAGCCATTGCAGGTGTTAATCTGTCAGATAACGAACCAGCACAAGTCAAAGacaggaaaaattattttctagaagCTGTCTTACTCCAACCTTAAATAACTTTTGCGAAACAAGTCAAGAATTAACAACCGTGAAACG
This genomic stretch from Eucalyptus grandis isolate ANBG69807.140 chromosome 3, ASM1654582v1, whole genome shotgun sequence harbors:
- the LOC104438321 gene encoding beta-galactosidase — encoded protein: MAGPKLVLALILLSWASSVSCSVSYDRKAIIIDGKRRILISGSIHYPRSTPEMWPDLIWKAKQGGLDVIQTYVFWNGHEPSPGNYYFQDRYDLVKFIKLVQQAGLYVHLRIGPYVCAEWNFGGFPVWLKYVPGIAFRTNNKPFEDAMQKFTQKIVNMMKAERLFQSQGGPIILSQIENEFGPVEWNIGAPGKAYTKWAASMAVGLGTGVPWVMCKQDDAPDPVINTCNGYYCEGFKPNSNNKPKMWTENWTGWYTEFGGAVPYRPAEDLAFSVARFIQNSGSFVNYYMYHGGTNFGRTAGGPMIATSYDYDAPLDEYGLLREPKWSHLRDLHKAIKQSEWALVSADPVVQSLGSNQEAHVFKAGSGCAAFLANYDTKYSVRVNFGNGKYDLPPWSISILPDCKTAVYNTARVNAPSSQIKMVPVGGFSWQSYIEETVSAFGSDTYTKDGLLEQISFTRDFSDYLWYTTDITISPNEAFLRSGQYPVLTIWSAGHAMHVFINGELTGSAYGSLENPKLSYSNNVKLRAGINKLSILSVAVGLPNVGLHFETWNTGVLGPVTLKGLNSGTWDMSKWKWSYKVGLKGENLGLNTVSGSSSVEWLEGSMLAQKQPLTWYKATFNAPPGHSPLALDMNSMGKGEIWINGQSIGRHWPAYTARGSCGSCSYAGTFDENKCRSGCGQASQRWYHVPRSWLNPTGNLLVIFEEWGGNPTQITLVQATRTS